DNA from Vanessa tameamea isolate UH-Manoa-2023 chromosome 19, ilVanTame1 primary haplotype, whole genome shotgun sequence:
CACTATTAAGGTTTATTGTAATTAACCGTCAACTCTTCCAGTAATGACTGTTCTTAACCAGTTGCTCAAGAAATCGAAACGCATTCGtacttacgtatttttttattaaaaattaattgttattatttgctCGGGATATTATCGAAGtttcaaatgataaaaattaattacagtacTCATATTATCACTTGTTGACAATATCTGCGGAGCAAGTTTAATGGTGGACGTTTTAGTAATTCCAAGGCCCCAAATCGTGTATGACCattttttcaaatgattatttttatttacagcaataaataatatatgatattcttATCGTACTACacgaaatatttgattaaaatttttaatcaaaaaactGAGGTGACATATCCAATACAGATAGTTTTACTCTTAACTATGGTATCACTAGGCGGCGTGAGGCGTGAGCGACGTGGGCCatctaaagataatttaattatgccACGTTCATAATTAAATGTACTTACATTGTATTAAGTTTCAACCAaatcaactttaaatatatttttattattgtttagacAATATTATGTTAACAAACCACGTTCCACTTGAGATAcccttctttttatttaaagacgTTGTTTTATTAACTAGCAAAATACTGACTAGCAGTTGACaaacaaatcaatataataaaaataaaaaaaaaatagaaaatcaaGGACTTAAGTTTATATTGGtgacaatttttaaacaatgagaaattaatgataaaagaGTATTGTCAACAACATAAGATGTCTAAGTTGTCCATACTATTATCATTATTCagcaatattttatctttattattaaaatatatttatcatcaatTTAATCGTGATATATATCGTTTGTTATCTATTCAACAAATAGATCTGTATCTGTTTATGCCACATGCCTATTTCCTGATATAAAACACTCAAATAACTAACGTCCAATAGCGAAGGTCGTAGAATACACTTTAAAAACGTCACAGCTATTGTTTATTAGATCAAAAATAACAAGTTGTCCTAAGGaacaagtaatttattatgaaatattcatccaaaataataataaagattacaTAGAAGTGGATAATTTTGAAGAACACACCTTTTTTGACCACCTGAAGCGCTTGACGAAGTAATTATTGAATTTGAGCTGCGTCTGCATATTTCATCTTCGcatttttaattcgtatatttttCCGTGGCCTACCGGTAAATGCAGTTTTTTAATGGCCCAATAATACCTAGGAGCACATTGCACAGCCCTgctatatactttatattatcggtaaatttttgtatatttaaaaaaaattaccttttttaatgtcgaaaaatgtttaaaatttgagaatgttaagaaaatttaaaaacagttgAAATCAGACAAATTTATCTTCGGAGTCACTCAGAAATACGAAGAATACACAGATTCAGACATAATTGATAAGTTTTGGTTAGTCTTGAGCGACCGGTTAAGCTGTCATTGAAATCTCTATTAAGATTTCAATGCCCTTTCACTTCACTTTACTTCCATATCTATTAACCAAGCCGAATGTTAAGTGTGAACGATTCAAGCATATCGACTGCAGATTTATAACAATCTCGACTATGTTTTCGTCTTTATTctaattaaagatattatttaaattatacattttccaatgcttatgaaaatttattattaaattatataattttcagtatttgttttttttattattaattacccTAACCTACTTTATGTatggaaaatttaatttgtagttgacattattaattaaatggttCTTTTAGTAATATACCTATAATCGTATaagattatgtaattaaaatgctacataagttatgaataatttattcctttctaaataattaaaatatgaagttaagtaattaattatgataactaactcattacaaataattatgatattacatAACTTTACTTCACTGTTGGTAAGACCTGCAAAGGAgacaacattaatttatttattagtaaaggtACGTTTACAATAtgcatattttacaattaaaaaaaaaaactttataaaccaGTTACAGTATacagcaataataaatatatagaacatATACAAAGTATAATGTAATGTCTTTTGTGTAAAACTAGCTCCCGTTTCGACTTCGACCGagcgaaatataattaaaacaaaagatgtCCTCAAGTAGCTAGAAAAAAGTTATCCTTAACGTGTAGGTACACTTTTGTTATCTATGCATTTAATTATCTTCATATTataggtattaaaataataaggggAAACAAAAGTCcaacacattaataaaattgttaattaaatgatgagaaataaaaatatgtttgttaaatgaaacacaaattgaatgcaaaaacatttaatatgatatttatcaatatatgtatactgcTAATCGAAACTACAAAGTAATTAAGTCACAATATAAAGCAAATGTTAATTAAGTATGAATGAtacaaaaattatgaatacTACGATGagcaaaaaaaatcttataagcTAATCAAAATCATGTGCTAAGACATCCAAAATCAATCAATAACTCCATCAAATGCAGGTTTTACCGTACCATTAAGACCTccagtaaaatatacatttgatgGTTAAAAAAATTGACCCTGCAACTACAAGAGCATGAACAAACAAGCAGTTATCacaacaaaacatatatatcgCCAATAAAATcacttacaaataaaactttttattctaAGCATTATGTAATGATGATAAGTGTGTTTGGAGAGTGGTGATGCTGCGATGACCACTCGACTGTCCATGCCTACTTACAGTTTAGAACGCAGGTCGGATGTCCCAGCGGCTAATTGTCAGGATGGCTCTTCAAAACTgttaaaaaaaggattttttaaatattttataagttttatgaataaaatgtatatatataaatatttaaacttttaaacttACCGCATATTCATAGCATTAGAGTTTCCGGGCTCCAGTTTGTAACCGAGACTTTCGTAGAATTTTATAAGTTTGTCCTTGCAATCTAGTGACATCTTATAACATCCCAGTTCTTCTGCTAGAAGTGACACAGTAActacaattctgtaaaaaacatataagtttatttttttatgttcaaaaaaggaaatataaattaaaagttaccaATAACTTACAATTTGCCCAGCTGTTTGCCTCTATATGTATCATTAACAACAACATCCTCCAGGCGGCCTCtctgaaaaaaattaattatgttacttatatgtacatattttattttttaaacttcttctttaaataatacatacgaCAGAGCAATTGTgtataaatttttgttcaattgtaAGAGTGGCTGCACCAATGATTTTCGAAATACGCTTGTCTTCAATAACTGTTACATAGTATCCACCTGAACTCTTCATTTGGGTAAATCGCTctgaaatacaaatacaaattttaatatatattagattataattgacttataaatgttactaaatactaattatacataatttactaaaaaaattacaaagtggTTGTTGTTATTGTCACAAACatagttgaaaaatatttttggaactaTTTATtggctaaatatatattttgcttatttgaaaatatatctttaatgtaTATTGAATTAACAGGAAGTGTAGAAGTTGTAAATGTCACTAAACTACACCTATACAGGTTTTAGAAGGTCACCAAATAAAGTACACATCCTTTGCATACCTAGAATTGTTAAATAAAGAACAGGTAACCACATACTTGAATAGTGAAAGAATGCTAATTAGTATGGCTGAAATATAGTAGGCATATGTTCCATACTttacatgatatatttaaatatatttatttgatgtatataatataattaattattacatgatAGATTTATAATGCActaattgttttgaaaaatattataatatttatattatataagctcaagataataatttaaaattaattaaacttaccaTCAAATTGCTTTCTTGAAATATTTCCTGTGCTTGTAAGCTGACTGAGCAGTTGCAAGAACCCTTTATTATAATCAGCTCGTTGTAAAGGTCTTACAACCATCCAATCTTCACCAGGTTTAGTAGCACTTATTGGTGGATTAAACTTAGCTggacttttattaaaatccaaCTTTTGAAGAATCTCCGGTCCGTAAAGATACTCGGAATTATCATCctgaagtttaatttaatatgtttttaattaattccttttaaaattattctatttattacaatatatcttttaataaaataaatatataaatacctcATTATACTTCTCCATGCCCATTTTCACTGTATCCAAATCACCAACTAGTAAAAATTATTCTAAGTTCattgttaaatattcttaaaagcaTAAGCTTTCGTGCATAAGCACGGTGTTTAACTCTGACAAAGTCGTCGTGGCAAAATAAGAAAAGACGATGGAGAACTAGTTTATTAAAGGCGGTGCTATTTTATATGTTGATTGGTTGTATCTCTAGATTTTAAGCTTTTGAAGTACAGCTATTGGTCACTGAAAATAAGTGAAAGTACAAATATGAAAACACTCCATCTCCATCATTTGATGTACTATAATAAACTATACCCTGACAAATAATTTACATGCACCAAGGTTATTTTTGAATtccaataatattaagataaagaTTACTTTCACGTTAAgtttacgaatatttatttgtgtttaataatgTATACACTTTCTGtcaaaatattgatgttttGACATTATCATGTAAGATTTCGTTCGTTTCGTTTCGTTCCATTCGCgttcaatgaaaatttaatatttaaaatttttaaaagcgtagtaagtacatttatataaattttaaaaggctgtaattattttagtatcgaTTTATTTCGCTAactccattttaatttaaaatatttatatgatatacatatatataaatatttgaaaagaaattACTGCGTTTCGTTAttgtatatatcaaatatgtaataatatttccgcctttcaaaaatatactttgtagtTTGTTACTTTGTTCCACAAAAACTACTATGTATTAGATACATAATATAACTACTATAACAtccataataaacaaaatgaaatttcatgcaattaaaaaatattacagtaatatatattatttaatgagcgattgaattgttataaaatcaaGTTAAATACGATAAGCACCTAAAGAGTCGCATTTAAGTACTCcatgctttttatcatctatattctattttatcctatctatagtaaaataatttcaatcttcatagaattttaaaatgaccAACTGCTTCTGTTTTAAAGTAAAAGACCATCTTCAGGTGTATTTTGGATTATTCGTGATTTGTTGGAATATCCCAACGTGTACACGGCTAGTTGAATAAtacatatcaattaaatatgtatgtatgtatatatataataataatttgtaggaTTTTATTAGAAACGAATACCATGCCATGCACTTTGTTAAGTTGGAATGAGTTTCCATATTAACGGATTGGCGAGTAGACAGTTCTGCGACatttgtggtaaaaaaatagattattgaCCGAGGTTAAaaaagtttatgattgatagcataCCTTGGGAATGTAACGATCGCGATAGCCAGGAGGCTATTTCGATTCATattcaatgtatgtaaataataaaattttgattgaaaaaaaaatacccgctgagtttcattcgccagttcttctcagatcagggtattttcttttccgaaccggtggtagtgtttaatttgaatatcaataagtaagtgtaatgcttctatattgaataaagaaatttgagttTGGGTTTTGACTTTACTTCTGTtctcttataattataatatagtgcTAAGTcatccttttttattaaaatatttattattatatttaaatgtacattcttaatatttactaaaaaaacttaatgGAAAAAACTCAGTTTATAACCTAATGTCGATAGACATAGAGCgcacttaatattattgaagcaaaaaaagttattatacgATCAAGAGTGAATGCAAATTTGCGGTAATTTCCGTGTTCGAAATAACGTTTGTTAACAAATGATTGTATTAACCGGTCTGCACACGAACTGTCTACTGCTGAATTCGATCCCAAACCACGCCCCTCAGACTTTTCGAAGTTATTTcggtataaattacataatttttgctTTAGGTTCTTAGTATTGTTCaacttaaatttatacttattatccaccctatttcaataattttggaGTGaagctgtattaaaaaaaatctggagGATTAACTGATAATGTCTCACAGATATCTAATATAAACACCTTCTATAAAACTATGCCTGTTTGTAACTGCCCCTGTCTGTAACTCCGTTAACTTCTTCTGAACCTCCAGCGTTTTTTAAAGCTGGTTATCACTAATAAAACAGTGGTAAATGAAGGTTTTACCTATACTTATATCATTTGTAACTGcactttaaaaacataattatgtactaCCTACTattgttatctataaaaaaactaaagctCATTTGCGAAGCCATTTTCtccaatacattatttttaatcttttttctgataaattttatgtaagttactatgtgaattaaatataactaaaaaattgtagtttatatattatcattccaatgaatactttaaaaatcacCGTCACACCGTTTCTCAATTTTttgcaattacaaaaaaatgtagtaCCTACTACTTAGTACTTTGGTTGGTTTCGTTGGTTGCATTCTCATTTCATCATTTTCATGCTATATGCATTTCGATCAAAATTCATAAGGGCAAAAGTTCGCACTTAACTCCAAAAATTATCTTACTTGGAATTTAataggttaaataataaaaataaacgatcacGAACATACTTTATCCTATTAGGATTATGAAATGGTTTTCATACGTTAATAatgtctaattattattatattgtttagtattcctatattttctttcttctttaCTTTCCAGTAgcttaataatatgaattaggTTTCGAACGATAATTTCGTATGTAATACACTATTATGGTATAATAAAAAGATTGATAAGAATTCATTCgtttatttctaaaacaaacGTATACAACTTCGCATGTAGCATACagctatatacaaaaatatattcttctttatttttttctttgtgtctTCATATATTTTT
Protein-coding regions in this window:
- the LOC113404291 gene encoding probable glucosamine 6-phosphate N-acetyltransferase; translation: MGMEKYNEDDNSEYLYGPEILQKLDFNKSPAKFNPPISATKPGEDWMVVRPLQRADYNKGFLQLLSQLTSTGNISRKQFDERFTQMKSSGGYYVTVIEDKRISKIIGAATLTIEQKFIHNCSVRGRLEDVVVNDTYRGKQLGKLIVVTVSLLAEELGCYKMSLDCKDKLIKFYESLGYKLEPGNSNAMNMRFEEPS